Proteins from one methanogenic archaeon mixed culture ISO4-G1 genomic window:
- a CDS encoding 2-methylcitrate synthase/citrate synthase II, whose translation MKKEYEKFIESKRHMCEENDAFEPADYSKYDVKKGLRDVQGNGVIVGLTEVSQVDGTIVVDGVKTECEGILRYRGYSIEELTQGFLNKRFGFEEISYLIMFGKLPNKKELEEYMGILNQNRKLPKTFTRDVIMKAANKDVMNAISREVLFLASYDDDALDNSIDNVLRQCLYLITVFPMLTVYSYHAYNHYINGQSMYIHNPDPHLSTAENFLRMLRPDKKYTELEATVLDLALVLHMEHGGGNNSTFTTRVTTSTGSDTYSVIAAAMSSLKGPKHGGANLKVMDMMTDIKKHVKDPDDIDALTDYLNKILDKKAFDGSGLIYGMGHAIYTKSDPRASVFKSFVAELAKDKGCEKDLKYYTNIERIAPALIMAHKHNNKSVCANVDFYSGFVYEMLDIPKEVYTPLFATARIVGWSAHRVEELISSNKIVRPAYVNVHEPLDYVPLEKR comes from the coding sequence ATGAAGAAAGAGTACGAGAAGTTCATCGAGTCCAAACGCCACATGTGTGAGGAGAACGATGCATTCGAGCCCGCTGATTATTCCAAATACGATGTGAAGAAGGGTCTTCGCGACGTTCAGGGTAACGGTGTGATTGTAGGTCTTACGGAAGTGTCCCAGGTGGACGGAACCATCGTCGTCGACGGTGTGAAGACCGAGTGCGAAGGCATCCTTCGCTACCGCGGATACAGCATCGAGGAGCTGACACAGGGATTCCTCAACAAGAGATTCGGTTTCGAGGAGATCTCCTACCTCATCATGTTCGGGAAGCTCCCCAACAAGAAGGAGCTCGAGGAGTACATGGGCATCCTCAACCAGAACAGAAAGCTGCCCAAGACGTTCACCAGGGACGTCATCATGAAGGCCGCCAACAAGGATGTCATGAACGCCATATCCAGGGAGGTGCTATTCCTGGCATCGTACGACGACGATGCGCTGGACAACTCCATCGACAACGTCCTGAGGCAGTGCCTCTACCTGATCACGGTGTTCCCGATGCTCACCGTGTACAGCTATCACGCTTACAACCACTACATCAACGGACAGAGCATGTACATCCACAACCCGGACCCGCACCTCTCCACCGCGGAGAACTTCCTGCGCATGCTCAGGCCCGACAAGAAGTACACTGAGCTCGAGGCCACCGTCCTAGATCTGGCACTTGTGCTCCACATGGAGCACGGAGGAGGGAACAACTCCACTTTCACCACCAGGGTCACCACGTCCACCGGTTCCGACACGTATTCGGTCATCGCCGCGGCCATGTCGTCCCTCAAGGGCCCCAAGCACGGCGGTGCGAACCTGAAGGTCATGGACATGATGACCGATATCAAGAAGCACGTCAAGGACCCGGACGACATCGATGCTCTCACAGATTATCTGAACAAGATCCTGGACAAGAAGGCGTTCGACGGATCCGGCCTCATCTACGGAATGGGCCACGCGATCTACACCAAATCCGACCCCCGTGCATCGGTGTTCAAATCGTTCGTCGCCGAGCTGGCTAAGGACAAGGGATGCGAGAAGGACCTCAAGTACTACACCAACATCGAGAGGATCGCTCCCGCACTGATCATGGCGCACAAGCACAACAACAAGAGCGTCTGCGCCAACGTGGATTTCTACAGCGGTTTCGTCTACGAGATGCTGGACATCCCCAAGGAGGTCTACACCCCGCTGTTCGCCACCGCGAGGATAGTGGGATGGAGCGCACACCGCGTGGAGGAGCTGATCTCGTCCAACAAGATCGTCAGGCCCGCATACGTCAACGTGCACGAGCCCCTGGACTACGTACCGCTCGAGAAGAGATGA
- a CDS encoding cobyric acid synthase CbiP, with translation MSILFLGTSSGAGKTTVCAMMCRYLSRNGVDVVPFKGSNLSLNSIATKDGGEIGMGQAFQAWAAGVEPETDMNPVLLKPSGKGVMQLVLNGKPHSDITKDKPMDREIVMDEAVKALRRLEEKHQLVLCEGSGSPVELNLIKTDIANVGLMRAAQVPAVLVGDIEKGGVFAALYGTWRLIPDDVRPLLKGFIINRFRGDASILGSAIERIEELTGMKCLGVLRYEYLRFPEEDSLSYSEGKLEGNDLHAAFLSNLDEMIAHAEEDGFDFGSMKKMAGL, from the coding sequence ATGAGCATACTCTTCCTAGGAACATCCTCCGGTGCCGGCAAGACGACAGTCTGCGCCATGATGTGCAGGTATCTGAGCAGGAACGGGGTCGATGTGGTCCCGTTCAAGGGATCCAACCTCTCACTCAATTCGATAGCCACAAAGGACGGCGGCGAGATCGGTATGGGGCAGGCCTTCCAGGCCTGGGCCGCCGGCGTGGAACCGGAGACCGATATGAACCCCGTGCTGCTGAAACCCTCCGGGAAGGGCGTGATGCAGCTGGTGCTCAACGGGAAACCGCATTCCGATATCACAAAGGACAAGCCCATGGACCGCGAGATAGTCATGGACGAGGCCGTGAAGGCGCTGCGGCGTCTTGAAGAGAAGCATCAACTGGTCCTCTGCGAGGGATCCGGTTCCCCTGTGGAACTGAACCTGATCAAGACGGACATCGCCAACGTCGGACTGATGAGGGCGGCGCAGGTGCCTGCGGTGCTCGTCGGCGACATCGAGAAGGGCGGCGTGTTCGCAGCGCTCTACGGTACGTGGAGGCTCATCCCCGATGACGTGAGACCTCTGCTCAAGGGATTCATCATTAACAGGTTCAGGGGCGACGCATCCATACTGGGATCCGCAATCGAGAGGATCGAGGAGCTCACGGGCATGAAATGCCTGGGTGTGCTCAGATACGAGTACCTCAGGTTCCCGGAGGAGGATTCGCTCTCGTATTCCGAGGGGAAGCTGGAAGGAAACGACCTGCATGCAGCATTCCTGTCCAATCTGGACGAGATGATAGCCCACGCAGAAGAGGACGGTTTCGATTTCGGATCTATGAAGAAGATGGCGGGACTCTGA
- a CDS encoding cobyric acid synthase CbiP has product MDKIVKKVNEEMARGQIGSNHECPYHPAHFRGQDCSFCYCPFYPCNDTTFGWELQGRHGPVWNCSDCLFIHRPEVVSFIYSEIKRLGITDAKDPRFDDIFRDAKAKLWKKGKALMVVGATSDAGKSVTVAAICRILADKGFLVAPFKSQNMSLNSKVTRHGAEIAMIQVLQAKAAGITNPDAHMNPILLKPKGDTVSQVMVCGQPFADYDVNGYYNEFVPGPGIQIVKEHVEFLKDRYDCVVMEGAGSPAEINIYDKDIANMRAADIADANVILVVNVEWGGSFAYALGTVELIPEKDRKRIKGIILNNVRGDPERMRPGAEELERICGVPVIGIIPHADVDLPSEDSEALRGVHRKGDGKTLIGVVKFPRMANFTDLDPLVLENVSIVYIEKASDLEGVDAIVMPGTKNTVSDYIWMQENGIADGIRKLWKRIPIVGICGGYQMMGRVLDDSSGIEGGKQKVYDGLGFFDNVTRFGEYSKQIVQNEGKLAVGDGGYITGYELHMGISEVNEKPLVYLDRFKSDPLPEGSVREDELTFGTYQHGIFDKPAFRKYFLSFVKHNGVPVDTSDTRDYDVIIEENLVKLARTFEENMDVDKLLEIAGVKG; this is encoded by the coding sequence ATGGACAAGATCGTCAAGAAGGTCAACGAGGAGATGGCGAGGGGCCAGATCGGCTCCAACCACGAATGTCCCTACCACCCCGCCCATTTCAGAGGCCAGGATTGTTCCTTCTGCTACTGTCCGTTCTATCCGTGCAACGATACCACCTTCGGCTGGGAGCTCCAAGGCAGGCATGGCCCCGTCTGGAACTGCTCCGACTGCCTTTTCATACACAGGCCGGAGGTCGTCAGCTTCATCTATTCCGAGATCAAGAGATTGGGCATAACCGACGCCAAGGACCCCCGCTTCGACGACATCTTCAGGGATGCTAAAGCAAAACTGTGGAAGAAGGGCAAGGCCCTGATGGTCGTCGGTGCCACATCCGATGCCGGGAAATCCGTAACGGTGGCTGCCATCTGCAGGATCCTCGCCGACAAAGGGTTCCTTGTGGCACCGTTCAAATCGCAGAACATGAGCCTCAACTCCAAGGTCACCAGGCACGGCGCGGAGATCGCCATGATACAGGTCCTGCAGGCCAAGGCCGCAGGCATCACCAATCCCGATGCGCACATGAACCCGATACTGCTGAAGCCAAAAGGCGATACGGTATCGCAGGTCATGGTCTGCGGGCAGCCATTCGCGGATTACGACGTCAACGGCTACTACAACGAGTTCGTGCCCGGCCCCGGGATTCAGATAGTCAAGGAGCACGTGGAGTTCCTGAAGGACAGGTACGACTGCGTGGTCATGGAGGGAGCGGGTTCCCCGGCGGAGATCAACATCTACGACAAGGACATCGCCAACATGCGTGCGGCAGACATCGCCGATGCCAATGTCATACTCGTGGTCAACGTGGAATGGGGAGGTTCCTTCGCCTATGCGCTGGGGACCGTGGAACTCATTCCCGAGAAGGACAGGAAGAGGATCAAGGGCATCATACTGAACAACGTTAGAGGGGATCCGGAGAGGATGAGGCCCGGCGCCGAAGAGCTGGAGAGGATCTGCGGCGTTCCCGTCATAGGGATAATCCCCCACGCCGACGTGGACCTCCCCAGCGAGGATTCCGAGGCACTCAGGGGAGTGCACAGGAAAGGGGACGGCAAGACGCTGATCGGCGTGGTGAAGTTCCCGCGCATGGCGAACTTCACGGACCTGGATCCTTTGGTTCTGGAGAACGTCTCCATCGTCTACATTGAGAAGGCGTCCGACCTGGAAGGCGTGGACGCCATAGTCATGCCCGGTACCAAGAACACCGTTTCCGACTACATCTGGATGCAGGAGAACGGCATCGCCGACGGCATCAGGAAGCTGTGGAAGAGGATCCCCATCGTGGGGATCTGCGGAGGGTACCAGATGATGGGGAGGGTCCTGGACGACAGCAGCGGCATCGAAGGGGGGAAACAGAAGGTCTACGACGGACTGGGATTCTTCGACAACGTCACCAGATTCGGCGAATACTCCAAGCAGATCGTGCAGAACGAAGGGAAGCTCGCCGTGGGCGACGGAGGTTACATCACGGGATACGAGCTCCATATGGGGATCTCCGAGGTGAACGAGAAGCCCCTGGTCTATCTGGACAGGTTCAAATCGGATCCGCTCCCGGAGGGCTCCGTCCGCGAGGATGAATTGACGTTCGGAACATATCAGCACGGCATCTTCGACAAGCCCGCATTCAGGAAGTACTTCCTCTCGTTCGTGAAGCACAACGGCGTCCCCGTGGACACGTCGGATACGAGGGATTACGACGTCATAATCGAGGAGAACCTGGTCAAGCTGGCCAGGACGTTCGAGGAGAACATGGATGTGGACAAACTGCTGGAAATCGCGGGGGTGAAGGGATGA
- a CDS encoding ATP-dependent DNA helicase has protein sequence MATGDKTVEMNNEFGEQIELKGRQVECVNYSGASSLLIKGTAGSGKTLILAKIAKNLLIDYPPSDKKPQICIFVYTRSLHDAMIELLEANGISVAGSPGEEGEIGVYSIKKYISEICYSLECVPKGFQQILDKGRILVINEILDTYRKYPYHHHSYDLDAEFWVDELKWMFTNGIADEEDREKYLLMDRKGRCKKYKTRMSNSGRRAAFDLMITYNKYLFENKLYEWDRIHAVALKKLEKLLGPPTVVDADISIPSSNDIDDETKILIGKIQQICSKLDLGNTKKWATITDEEIALVNDLAIRLRHELGNSSYKDAYDFSMCSKNNPLLPPSINGLWSGEISIFRSKHDVQEIKKKIEFMQSALILIPGLTNIGEKEQDKKRKILSSNKLGDYLHRYILIDECQDISLADIRIFACLNIAPKMYIAMDRNQSLYGYQWSFKKDAGINTSVKKLDMTFRSTRQIDEFANDLKRIDDQALDEEDRYDNIMSDIEGTVPRVVSCRDRIDENDYILSIINAFSGKNMTTAIILPTNTMVKSYFSLISSQTKESVCIIGEPGATIMKPGVKISTIHKAKGLGFTNVIIPSFNKGTYPKSEESIINNIKKRKSADSLAVDSIEDALREEISDYRKLAYVAITRAKMNLIITYTNPSPFIAEFEREHYELLNSSNDYIEDSRIVKSPMESDDDARVKKALERSSIQQRYNPDNRVIPNDYHNLDVVAAIKQVGLGDRLVDNRDNHGKLFIIGGMEISSDIDELKKMGFKFKPTIPIKATNNRKAWLYEGRSGYVI, from the coding sequence ATGGCTACTGGGGATAAAACTGTCGAGATGAACAACGAGTTCGGAGAGCAAATTGAACTCAAAGGCAGACAAGTAGAGTGCGTCAATTATTCTGGTGCAAGTTCGCTTTTGATCAAAGGAACGGCTGGATCCGGTAAAACACTCATCCTTGCTAAAATAGCAAAAAATCTGCTGATCGATTATCCTCCAAGCGACAAAAAGCCTCAAATCTGCATCTTTGTGTACACTAGGAGCCTCCATGATGCCATGATAGAACTACTTGAAGCGAATGGCATCTCTGTTGCTGGATCCCCCGGAGAAGAAGGCGAGATTGGGGTATATAGTATCAAAAAATACATCTCAGAAATCTGTTATTCTCTCGAATGCGTTCCTAAAGGATTTCAACAAATTCTAGACAAAGGGCGCATTTTGGTTATAAATGAAATACTGGACACTTACAGAAAATATCCATATCATCACCATTCATACGATTTAGATGCTGAATTCTGGGTGGATGAGCTAAAATGGATGTTTACTAACGGAATAGCTGATGAGGAAGATCGTGAAAAATATCTTTTGATGGATAGAAAAGGCAGATGCAAGAAATATAAAACACGTATGAGCAATTCTGGCAGAAGAGCCGCTTTCGACCTCATGATCACTTATAACAAATACCTATTCGAAAACAAACTCTACGAGTGGGATCGTATTCATGCTGTTGCACTCAAAAAACTCGAAAAACTCCTCGGTCCACCTACAGTGGTAGATGCGGATATTTCAATACCATCTTCCAATGATATAGATGATGAAACCAAGATTTTAATTGGAAAAATTCAACAAATATGCAGTAAACTAGACCTGGGGAACACTAAAAAATGGGCAACAATAACAGACGAAGAAATAGCACTAGTCAATGATCTGGCAATACGCTTAAGACATGAACTCGGCAACAGCTCTTATAAAGACGCCTATGATTTCAGCATGTGTTCGAAAAATAATCCCCTATTACCTCCCAGCATCAATGGGCTGTGGTCTGGTGAAATCAGTATTTTTAGGAGCAAACATGACGTCCAGGAAATAAAAAAGAAAATAGAGTTTATGCAGTCCGCTTTGATCCTCATTCCCGGATTGACTAATATTGGTGAAAAAGAACAGGATAAAAAACGCAAGATATTGTCATCAAACAAACTTGGTGATTATCTTCATCGGTACATATTAATCGACGAATGTCAGGACATATCTCTTGCAGATATAAGGATATTCGCTTGTTTGAATATAGCACCCAAAATGTACATTGCAATGGATAGAAACCAATCACTGTATGGTTACCAATGGTCATTCAAAAAAGATGCTGGAATTAACACTTCTGTAAAGAAACTGGATATGACCTTCCGCAGTACCAGACAGATTGATGAATTTGCTAATGATCTGAAACGTATAGATGATCAGGCACTGGATGAAGAAGACAGATATGACAACATCATGTCGGATATTGAGGGTACAGTCCCCCGTGTTGTCAGCTGCCGTGATAGAATAGACGAAAACGACTACATACTGTCCATAATCAATGCTTTTTCTGGCAAAAATATGACTACAGCCATCATCCTGCCCACTAACACGATGGTTAAATCATACTTTTCTCTCATATCAAGCCAAACGAAGGAATCTGTTTGTATAATAGGTGAGCCTGGAGCGACAATCATGAAGCCTGGGGTTAAAATTTCTACGATACACAAAGCAAAGGGTCTTGGATTCACGAATGTCATCATACCCTCATTCAACAAAGGAACGTATCCTAAATCTGAAGAAAGTATCATCAATAACATCAAAAAAAGAAAAAGCGCAGATTCCCTTGCAGTAGATAGTATTGAAGATGCACTGCGCGAGGAAATATCAGACTACAGAAAACTAGCCTATGTGGCCATAACCCGTGCTAAGATGAATCTGATAATAACGTATACAAACCCTTCCCCCTTCATAGCAGAATTTGAAAGAGAACACTATGAACTCCTAAACTCATCAAATGATTATATCGAAGATTCCAGAATAGTCAAATCGCCAATGGAATCTGATGATGATGCCAGAGTGAAAAAAGCTTTAGAACGCTCATCCATACAGCAACGGTATAATCCAGATAATAGAGTAATTCCAAATGATTATCATAATCTTGATGTAGTCGCTGCAATTAAACAGGTTGGACTAGGGGATCGGTTAGTCGATAACAGAGATAACCATGGAAAGCTGTTCATTATAGGGGGTATGGAAATCTCCTCTGATATTGACGAACTTAAAAAGATGGGATTCAAATTCAAGCCCACTATCCCGATTAAAGCAACTAACAACAGAAAGGCTTGGTTGTACGAGGGCAGATCCGGATACGTTATCTAA
- a CDS encoding ATP-dependent DNA helicase: MMKGPDYSILISCNGITDIQSEIEQYLASGIKVFLFCNSVPQYFKGKYKQHMSCRLLQLYPNPTGSKLKIIDGAIGEQFNAFSKLAESVPDFNYEQYVIEHAPETNLIVRASAGTGKTSVMIDRIMYLVHKHRDLGLSCISMITFTNEATNQMNARLQKAIMDRYNIAVDTTAKIFYLNLLEEQADIKISTIDSFSLTLMKRIGVSRGFGHDISVQSHSYIQKEMGKKILDTESNPEKKVKQQLGLHLYEANETIVSFWNKLVQLGLSPKEIASLDWGITNDPNSTTLQEKMRSSIKKLEDDYESYKQHTDSIMMSESVRELNELLDNIHSNVSDLGLKYLFIDEFQDSNNAQINMAAKLVLLTGLSLFVVGDSKQSIYRFRGANESSFEVLKQKLDKLGIGQPTEYTLINNYRTSPAVINAIDPIFKKMSSGQLLEYTEKPTACHPIKGSFLALEVKSKQSDAKLYDILDKELHLSKGTNKKIAVLVRFNSQLDRVYKACCPPGKTPLPIMVKRNLGLYSTQAAKDFYHMISSFVFGRDPLTMYNYLIGPYSSLNEIIDLTELSSLNGDRTLLNATMDEKYVSKTNWDRYMKMFRYQPAISVIKKMLVDEDVVGNYIKLKKGEGEISESTLLIESNQYMANVSRIMEILQNQLSGDYTSLYEIFEYLKYAIVSNRDEKEAEIEDFDGDCIYCMTIHKAKGLEFDTVVIPYDTFVNLQPSTHLLISKDYKRVGWEFVKTKGSGKGDIEITEHLRNNYVDQIYNEDIQRSYEEESRLLYVAMTRAKEKLICFLTWADEERYSWYRILDEFKTTGPKGVRGCREKSIRTPVLRIFPNSRSITILNHYPRLQSPAV, from the coding sequence ATGATGAAGGGCCCCGACTATTCAATTCTGATCTCTTGCAATGGAATAACAGATATTCAGTCAGAGATTGAGCAATACCTGGCCAGCGGGATAAAAGTATTCTTGTTTTGTAACAGCGTACCCCAATATTTTAAGGGTAAATACAAACAACATATGTCCTGTAGACTCCTTCAGTTGTATCCAAATCCCACTGGATCCAAACTCAAAATTATAGATGGGGCAATTGGAGAACAATTTAACGCTTTTTCCAAACTGGCAGAATCTGTTCCTGATTTCAATTATGAACAATATGTAATAGAACATGCGCCGGAAACTAATCTCATAGTTCGTGCTAGTGCTGGAACAGGGAAAACATCGGTAATGATAGATCGTATAATGTATCTCGTACACAAACACCGCGATCTAGGTTTATCTTGCATATCGATGATAACCTTCACCAACGAAGCTACCAATCAAATGAATGCCAGACTTCAAAAAGCAATAATGGATAGATATAATATTGCCGTAGATACGACTGCTAAGATTTTTTATCTTAACCTGCTTGAAGAACAGGCAGACATAAAAATTTCGACCATCGACAGTTTTTCTCTGACCTTAATGAAACGTATCGGCGTTTCAAGAGGATTCGGACATGATATTTCTGTACAATCCCACTCCTATATCCAAAAGGAGATGGGAAAAAAGATTTTAGATACAGAATCTAACCCAGAAAAGAAAGTAAAACAACAATTGGGACTTCACTTATATGAAGCCAATGAAACCATAGTAAGTTTCTGGAACAAACTCGTACAATTGGGATTATCTCCAAAGGAAATTGCATCCCTTGATTGGGGAATTACAAATGACCCCAATTCGACCACTTTACAAGAGAAAATGAGATCATCTATCAAAAAACTAGAGGATGATTATGAATCGTATAAACAACACACGGACTCGATCATGATGTCCGAGTCGGTTAGAGAATTAAATGAACTTTTGGACAATATCCATTCTAATGTCTCAGACCTGGGTCTGAAATATCTCTTCATTGACGAATTCCAGGATTCGAATAATGCTCAAATTAACATGGCTGCCAAACTAGTTCTCCTCACGGGCCTCTCCCTTTTTGTCGTCGGAGATTCAAAGCAAAGCATCTATCGCTTCAGAGGAGCAAATGAGAGTTCATTTGAAGTTTTAAAGCAAAAACTAGACAAATTAGGTATTGGACAACCAACTGAATATACACTTATCAACAACTATCGTACCTCACCTGCTGTAATAAATGCAATAGACCCAATATTCAAGAAAATGTCCTCTGGACAACTTCTCGAATATACAGAAAAACCCACAGCCTGCCATCCAATTAAAGGATCTTTTTTAGCCTTGGAAGTCAAATCGAAGCAATCCGATGCGAAACTCTATGATATTCTAGATAAAGAATTACACCTATCAAAAGGGACTAACAAGAAGATTGCGGTTCTTGTCAGATTTAACTCGCAACTCGATCGCGTTTATAAAGCATGCTGTCCACCAGGAAAAACTCCATTGCCCATTATGGTCAAACGCAATTTGGGACTATATTCTACACAAGCTGCCAAAGACTTCTACCATATGATATCATCATTCGTGTTCGGCAGGGATCCGCTGACCATGTACAATTATCTGATAGGCCCATATTCATCGCTAAATGAAATCATCGATTTAACCGAACTATCATCATTGAACGGTGATAGGACATTACTTAATGCAACCATGGACGAGAAATACGTTTCAAAGACGAACTGGGACAGATATATGAAAATGTTCAGATACCAGCCGGCAATATCTGTAATTAAAAAAATGCTTGTTGATGAAGACGTTGTTGGTAACTACATAAAGTTGAAAAAAGGCGAAGGGGAGATCTCGGAATCCACTCTATTGATTGAATCTAACCAATACATGGCCAATGTCAGCCGCATCATGGAAATTCTCCAGAATCAATTGTCTGGAGATTACACAAGTCTTTACGAAATCTTTGAGTACTTAAAATACGCAATAGTTTCCAACAGGGATGAAAAAGAAGCCGAGATAGAAGATTTCGACGGAGATTGCATATACTGCATGACCATCCATAAAGCAAAAGGACTTGAATTTGATACAGTGGTTATCCCCTACGATACATTCGTAAATCTTCAACCCTCCACTCATCTGCTCATCAGTAAAGACTACAAAAGGGTAGGCTGGGAATTCGTTAAAACAAAGGGCAGTGGAAAAGGAGATATTGAAATTACTGAGCATTTAAGAAATAACTATGTGGATCAAATATACAACGAGGACATTCAACGCAGCTATGAAGAAGAATCTAGGCTCCTATATGTTGCTATGACTAGAGCGAAAGAAAAACTCATTTGCTTCCTAACTTGGGCAGATGAGGAAAGATATTCATGGTATAGGATATTGGACGAGTTCAAAACTACTGGGCCCAAGGGGGTACGAGGATGTCGAGAAAAGTCTATACGTACTCCTGTGTTGAGAATATTCCCAAACTCCCGTTCTATAACGATATTAAATCATTACCCCAGATTGCAATCACCAGCAGTCTAA
- a CDS encoding type III restriction system endonuclease: MGFKKVLILTFKPAVQSAWQEDLESHVDFEGWQFISRDGKTYDEIDKSKPFVCFASFQDYLGKNEAGGIKLKNKWAHEIHWDLVIFDEYHYGAWRDKAKDLFESEDSKEQKFLEGEGMELFKDGFDEELLPISTSYYLYLSGTPFRAIASGEFIEEQIYNWTYSDEQRAKENWVGDDNPYEMLPRMVLMTYKLPDSVVEIASGGEFDQFDLNEFFAAEGEGDNARFKHEDEVQKWLNIIRGSDSATNITDLKLGASRPPMPFSDVRLLGVLNHTFWLLPRVSSCYAMRNLLMQKQNQFYHDYNIVVAAGTSAGIGVDAIGPVRKAMTDPLHSKSITLSCGKLTTGVTIKPWTAIFMLRNLTSPETYFQAAFRVQSPWVVDNELSPTKHDVMKKECYIFDFAPNRALKQIADYSCRLNVNETDPEKKVQEFIGFLPVLAYDGSSMRAITAAGVLEFAMSGTTATLLARRWESALLVNVDNNTLARLMANEQAMKALMSIEGFRSLNNDIETIINKSEAVKEKKRNLGDGEMSQSEKKKLTEEEKEYKSKRKQIQEKLIKFATRIPIFMYLTDFRECCLKDVITQLEPGLFKKVTGLEVKDFELLVSLGVFNGPLMNDAVYKFKRYEDSSLSYTGIDRHAGQQVGLFDTVISVEELRGN; the protein is encoded by the coding sequence ATGGGTTTCAAAAAGGTCTTGATCCTTACTTTCAAGCCTGCTGTTCAGAGTGCTTGGCAGGAGGATCTGGAATCACATGTAGATTTTGAAGGCTGGCAGTTCATATCTCGTGACGGCAAGACTTATGACGAGATTGACAAATCCAAACCATTCGTATGTTTCGCTTCATTCCAGGATTATCTGGGAAAGAACGAAGCAGGCGGCATCAAGTTGAAGAACAAATGGGCCCATGAGATCCATTGGGATCTGGTCATCTTTGACGAATACCACTACGGTGCCTGGCGTGATAAAGCCAAGGATCTTTTCGAATCCGAAGATTCCAAAGAACAGAAATTCCTGGAAGGTGAAGGAATGGAACTGTTCAAAGACGGTTTCGATGAGGAATTGCTTCCTATCTCTACATCATACTACCTTTATCTTTCAGGCACACCTTTCAGAGCTATCGCTTCTGGAGAATTCATCGAGGAACAGATCTATAATTGGACTTATTCCGATGAACAGCGTGCCAAAGAGAATTGGGTCGGCGATGATAACCCCTATGAGATGCTTCCTCGTATGGTCTTGATGACTTACAAATTGCCCGATTCCGTTGTCGAGATTGCTTCCGGAGGTGAGTTCGATCAGTTCGATCTCAATGAGTTCTTTGCGGCAGAGGGCGAAGGGGACAATGCAAGATTCAAGCACGAGGATGAGGTTCAGAAATGGTTGAACATCATCCGCGGATCCGATTCTGCAACCAATATCACGGATCTCAAACTAGGGGCGTCCAGACCGCCTATGCCTTTCTCAGATGTGAGATTGCTCGGTGTGCTCAACCACACATTCTGGTTGCTTCCCAGAGTATCGTCATGTTATGCCATGCGCAATCTTCTGATGCAAAAGCAGAACCAGTTCTATCATGATTACAATATCGTGGTGGCTGCGGGAACTTCAGCAGGAATCGGTGTCGATGCCATCGGCCCTGTACGCAAGGCAATGACGGATCCGCTTCATAGCAAATCTATCACACTATCATGCGGTAAACTTACTACAGGTGTTACTATCAAGCCTTGGACAGCCATCTTCATGCTGCGTAATCTTACCAGTCCGGAGACCTATTTCCAGGCAGCATTCCGTGTTCAGTCTCCGTGGGTGGTCGACAATGAGCTTTCGCCGACTAAACATGATGTGATGAAGAAGGAGTGCTATATCTTCGATTTCGCTCCCAATCGTGCTCTTAAGCAGATCGCTGATTACAGCTGCAGGCTCAATGTCAATGAGACCGATCCTGAGAAGAAGGTCCAGGAATTCATCGGGTTCCTTCCCGTTTTGGCTTACGATGGTAGTTCTATGAGAGCGATCACCGCAGCCGGTGTGCTGGAATTCGCTATGAGCGGAACCACTGCTACACTTTTAGCTAGGCGTTGGGAGAGTGCATTGCTGGTCAATGTCGATAACAACACCCTTGCACGTCTGATGGCCAATGAACAAGCCATGAAAGCGCTGATGAGTATTGAAGGTTTCAGATCTCTCAACAATGATATCGAGACCATCATCAACAAATCCGAGGCTGTCAAGGAGAAGAAGAGGAATCTCGGTGACGGTGAAATGTCCCAATCAGAGAAGAAAAAACTTACAGAGGAAGAAAAGGAATACAAGAGCAAACGTAAGCAGATCCAAGAGAAACTGATCAAGTTCGCCACCCGCATCCCCATCTTCATGTATCTTACTGATTTCAGGGAATGTTGTCTCAAAGATGTCATCACACAATTGGAACCGGGCCTCTTCAAGAAAGTTACCGGCCTCGAAGTCAAGGATTTCGAGCTTTTGGTCAGTCTCGGTGTCTTCAACGGCCCTCTGATGAATGATGCTGTCTACAAGTTCAAGAGGTACGAGGATTCCAGCCTTTCATACACCGGTATCGACAGGCATGCTGGTCAGCAGGTCGGTCTCTTCGACACTGTGATCTCTGTTGAAGAATTGAGAGGAAACTGA